ATCCGCGGGATGCCCACCGCCGCCGCGCACGCTGCCGACACCCACACCACGGCGGCGGCGCGGGCGGGTTCGGGCCCCAGCGCCACGCCCAGGACCAGCACCAGCAGCAGGCCCGCCAGGAGCATGGTGAGGGCGACGGCTCGTCCTCGCCACTCCGCGCGCAGGTCCTTGCGGGCCACCGCCGCCGCCCGCGTCCACCCGCTCACGGGCGGCCTCCCTGCGCGGCGAACGCCGGCGCACCGGGGGCCAGGGATCGGAGCGCGGCGGGCTCCCCGGCCTGCAGCACCAGTTCCGCATCCGCCAGCGCCCGGGCGCGGTCGCGGTCGTGGGTGGCGATCACGGCACTGCCTCCCCGGGCGACGACCTCCGCCACCATGGCGGCGACCAGCGCGGCCCCCTCGGGATCCAGCCCGGCGTAGGGCTCGTCCAGCAGCAGCAGCCGCGGCTGGCCCAACCAGACCCGCGCCAGCGCCAGCCGGCGCTTCATGCCCTGGCTGAAGGTCCGGACGAGCCGGTCGGCGGCGGCACCCAGACCCACCCGGCGCAGCCAGGCGTCCACGTCCGTCTGCGGGCGCCCCCACAGGGCGGCTGCGAACTCCAGATTCTCGCGGGCCGTGAGCAGCTCGTAACCGCCGAAGGCGGCGCCCACCAGCCCCACCATCGGGCGCACCCGGTCCGCCTGCCTGACCAGGTCGCATCCGAAGACGGTGCCCCCGCCCGCCGTGGGTCGCAGGGCGGTGGCCAGCAGGCGCAGCAGCGTCGTCTTGCCCGACCCGTTGGGACCGGAGACCAGCAGCACCCGGCCGGCAGGCACGGTCAGGGTGATGCGGCGCACGGCCCAGACCGGGCCGAACCGCCGTCCCAGGTTCACCGCGCGCACGGCCGGGACGTCCACACCCCTGCCCCCTCGTCCTCCTGTCGGTGTGCGGGAGGACACTCGCCGTGTCCAGTTCGCGCCCGGCGGCGCCGGCGCCTGCCGCTCCACCGCGCGACGGCGGAAGGCCACTTCGCCACGCCCCGGCAGGGACAGCGCGCGCGGTCGGAGAATTGTCCCGGGCGTATGGGGGGTCGGATCGTCGCCGTCGCCATCGTCGTGGCCGGCGCTCTTTTTTTGGCCGGCTGCCAGCCCGCGGTGGACATCTCCCGGGCGGGCGTGGAGGCGGCGCGGGAGCTGCCCCCGGCGCCGCCGGATCGACCCCTGCTGCCCGTGGACGCCCGGGGCCAGCCCATCCGTCCCTCGGCCGAGGTGGGCGCCCAGGTGTTCAGCCGGGCGCGGTGCGACGTCTGCCACGGCCCTCAGGGACGCGGCGACGGGCCCGCGGCGGCGGGTCTGCGGGCGGAGCAGAAGACGCTGCTGCACGACCTGGCCCGCCTGGTGGGGATCCGCCTGCAGCCCGAGCGGCTGCCCAGCCGCCCGGCCAACTTCCGCAACGTGGTGGCGATGCGCCTGAACAGCCCGTTCAGCATGTACGAGACCGTCACCCGGGGGCGCCCGCACACGGCGATGCCGGCGTTCGGCCCGCGCCCGGCCTACGGCGCCACGTCCTTCGGCGTCCGGCTGACCGACGCGGAGCGCTGGCACGTGATCTTCTTCGAGTGGGCGTTCGCCACCACGCCCGAGGAGGTGGCGCGGGGACGCGAGCTGTACGAGACGCGGGCCATCGAGGTGGGCGGGCGCGCCCTGACCTGCGCGTCCTGCCACGGGGTGCGGGGGGACGGCCGGGGGCCGGAGGGCGTGCGGCTGAGCCAGCGGCTGTGGACGTGGGCCCGGGGACAGGGCCCGGGGATCTTCACCGACTTCAACCTGATGGCCCAGCGCAAGCCCAGCGACCTGTTCCAGGCGGTCGTGGACGGACGGGGAGAGATGCCCGCCTACCGGGGGAAGCTCACCGAGGACGAGATCTGGGCCCTCGTGAACTACATCTATACGTTCGTCTACGACTATCCGGGGCTGCGCCGGTAGCGCGCCCTCCCGTCCGTCGGGCCACAGCGTATGGTGCCCGGGCGGTGCGCGCGCGGGTGCGTGCTATAGTGATGGGGTCACAACGGGTGGGATGATCGTATGGAGAACCCGCCGACGCGGATGATGGAGCGGCGCCGGTTCCTGCGCCTGGCGACCACCGTTCCGGCGCTGGCCGCCCTGGCCGGGCTGGTGTCGCCGCTGCTGCGGCTGCTCAAGCCCAACGTGGACAAGTTCCGCATCTACGCCCCCACGGCGCACGACACCCCCCAGGGCGAGGCCATCGTGGCGGCCACCCTGTCGGAGGTCGCCCGCCCCTGGGACTTCAAGTACTTCGTGTTCACCCAGAAGTATCCCCAGTACACGCCCCAGGGATTCAAAGCCGCCGTCGTGCCGGGGGTGGTGGTCCGCCTGCCGCGGAAGATCCGTCTGTACGATCCGGCCACCGGCCGCGGCCCTCTGGCGTGGGCCCGGGACATCGGCAAGACCCCCCGGGTCACCGACAGCGACCTGGTGGTGTTTTCCCGGATCTGCCCGCACCTGGGCTGCATCTTCAACTACGTCCCCGACTACCGGGAGATCACCGCCGGCTACGGCGGCTACGTGCCGCCCCCCGAGCGCCGGCACGCCCTGATGGGGTGTCCCTGCCACCTGAGCATCTACGACCCGGCCGACCCGCAGGTCCCGGGGAGGGTCCTCTCGGGTCCGGCGCCGCGCCCCCCGCGCACGTTTCTGTTTGAGGTGCGGGGCGGGGACATCGTCATCACCGACGTGGAGCCGGGGGGAATCGCCTGAGGTCTGACCATGTGGGAGACGGTGCGCGACTGGCTGCGAGAGCGCCGGGAGAAACTGGACCTGTTCGACGAGACCCTGGTGGCCCGGCAGGGCAATCCCTTCTACCTCCTGGGGCCCATGCTGTACTACTTCTGGCTCATCACCGTCGTCACCGGGGTCGTCCTGATGCTGTGGTACGAGCCCACCACCACGGGCGCCTACAGCTCCATTGAGCGCATTCAGAACGAGATCGGCCGCACCGGCCTGACCGTGTTCGGGCGCCCGGTGGTCCTGGGCGGGCTGATCCGCGGCCTGCACAAGTACGGCGCCGACGCCCTCATCACCGTCATCTTCCTGCGCCTGTACCGCATGTACTTCCTGGGAGAGTACAAGAAGCCGGGCGAGCTGTCGTGGATGCTGGCCTTTGCCGGATTGATCCTGGCCATGATCTCCGGGATCACCGGCTACCTGCTCATCTGGAACCAGCGGGCCTTCTGGGCCGCCAAGGTAGTCCTGACGGTCCCGGTGTACTTCGACGAGATCCCGGTCCTGGGCCAGTTGAAGTTCGGCTCGATGATCGCCTACCTGTTCCTGGGCGGGCCGGCCATCGGCCAGGCCACCATCACCCGGTTTTACGCCATCCACTTCGGCATCTCCCTGGTCCTGCTGGTCCTGGTGGAGGTGCTGTTCTTCCGCACCCGCCGCAAGCGCATCAACATGTCGCTGACGCCCCTGGCGGTGTTCCTGGTCATGCTGGTGGTCATCTCCCTCCTCCTGCCAGCCGAAAGCGGCCGGCGGGCCGATCCCACGCGGACGCCCCTGCCCATCCTGTCGGACTGGTACTTCCTGGCCCTGTACCAGTACGTGAAGTATACGCCGCCGTTGTGGGCGGGGCTGGGCCCCGGGCTGCTCATCGGCTTCGGCATGCTGGTGCCCTTTCTGGACCGCAGCCGGGGCCGCCGGCCCCTGGAGCGGCCGTTCTTCTTCGTGGTGGGCGTGCTGGCGCTCACCTACTTCCTGGTGTTCACGGCGCTGATCCTGTTCAACATCGCGGTGATCGAGCGGGATCCGTTCATCATCATGCTGGTGACGCTGGCGGTTCTGAGCCTGGGCCTGGCGTGGGAGATCCGGTACCGCCGCCGCCGGGCGGCGGCCCCCGCTGCGCCAGCCCGGGCGCCCGCCCGCGGGTAGGCCGATGCGGCTGCTGTCCATCGCGGTGGCGTTCGTGGCGGCCCTGGCGGCCCTGTCGGCGGGGTGGGCGGCGGTGCAGGCGGCGTGGGCCGCCCCCACCCCGGGCGCCCTGGCCCGGGTGGCGGGGTACGCGCTGGTCTTCGCGGCGGCGTTTCTGTACCTGGGGTTCTGGGTGTACGCGGCGGACCGCGCGGCGGGCAGGGTCCGCCGGCGCATCGGCCTGTATGAGCGCTTCCTGGCCGGCCGGTAGGACCCCGGTGGGAGCCCCTGGCGTCGGGGAGGGATGGGCGTGAATGCGGAGGGGACGGGATGCGGAACGCGCATCTGACCGGCATCATCGCCCTCAGCGCCGTGGCCGTGGCGGCCGCGGCCGGCATCGTCTACGGGGAAGCCACCGACCGGTGGTACCTGGGCGGCGCCCTGGTGGGCGTGCTGCTGATCGCGTACGCGGGCATCGTGCTGCTGCTGCGTCGGATGGGCCTGATCGGGCCCCGGAGGGCTGAGCGGTGAGCGTCGCGGACGTGCGGCCCAGCCGCTACGGGCGGGTGATGACCGCGCTGTTGCGGGCCACCCTGCGGGTGGACACGTGGATCCACCGGATCGTGCCCACCGACTACAACCCGCTGTACTACACCGGCGGCCTGGCCAACCTCTTCCTGCTGGTCCTGGTCCTCTCGGGTATCTTCCTGTTCTTCTACTACGAGGCCAGCCTGGAGGGCGCGTTCGCCTCGGTGCGCTACCTGACCCAGGCGGTCCCCTACGGGGGGCTGCTGCGGGGGGTGCACCGCTACGCCGCCGACGCCTTCGTGGTGGCCATCCTGCTGCACCTGTTCCGCAACTGGTTCACCGACCGCTACCTGTTCTCCCGGGATAACCCGTGGATCTCGGGGATGATCCTGCTGCTGTTCGGGGGCTTCATCGGGGTCACCGGCTACCAGCTGGTGTGGGATGAGCGGGCCCAGGTCCTGACCGCGCTGTTCGCGCGCCTGCTGCGCAGCATCCCCGGGGTGGGCGGCGCGCTGGCCGAGCTGTTCTTGGGGGGGCGCGGGGTCAGCGATGCCACCCTGGTGCGGATGCTGTTCCTGCACATCGGGCCCGCCTCGGCCCTGTACCTGCTGCTGTGGTGGCACTACCTGCGGCTGCGCCACCCCAAGATCTGGCCGCCGGCGATGTGGGTGCTGTTCTGCGTGGGGCTGGTCTTCCTGCTGGCGGGCCTGATTCCCGTGGGCGCCGAGGCCATCCCGCCGGCGGCGCCGGCCGCGCGGCCCACCCGGTTCGCCCTGGATGTCTTCTTCCTGTGGCCGTTCTGGCTGCTGAACTGGCTGCCGCCCCGCGGGGTCGTGGCCCTGGGGGTGGTCCTGTTCACCGCCGGCCTGGCCATCCCGTACCTCAGCCGGCGAGAGCACCCCGCGGCCATGGGGGTGCGCCACGCCGGCGTGGCCCAGGTGATCGACGGCAACTGCACCGGATGCGAGCTGTGCTACTACGACTGTCCCTACAACGCCATCGTCATGGTGCCGTCTCCCGCCCCGGGGCTGACCAAGGCGGCGGCGAACCGCACCCTGCTGGCGGTGGTGGTGGAGTCCCGGTGCGTGGAATGCGGGATCTGCATCGGCGCGTGCCCCTTTGAGGCGCTGGAGCTGCCCCGGCTCCTGGAGCGGGACGTGCTGGCGCAGGTGGCGGAGGCGGTGTCGGCATGAGCGAGCCCCGGATCGTGGGGTTTGTGTGCGACTGGAGCGTGGACCTCCGGCCCCTGGTGGACGGCGGCCGGCTGCGGGATCTGCCCGGGGTGCGGATCATCCGCGTCCCCTGCTCGGGTTTCGTGCGCCCCGCGTGGCTGGAGGAGGCCCTCGTCCGGGGCGCCGCCGGCGCCTTCGTCACCGGGTGTCCGTACGGGGACTGCCTGAACCGCGAGGGCAACTTCCTGATGCGGGATCGGATCGACCAGCTGCAGCGCCGGCTGCAGCGCCGCAAGATCGACCCCGCCCGGGTGGCCATGCTGGCCCACGGGCTGCACGACGGGCGGGCGTTCCTGGAGGCGGTGCGCGCCTTCGCGGACCGGGTGGCCGCGCTGCCGGCTCCGGCCCGGCCGGGCCGCCCGGCGGTGGCGCAACCGGCCGGCGCGCCGGAGGGGGAGGGGACGTGAGCCGGGCGCCGCTGCGGGTGCACCTGCTGTACCTGTTGTTCTACCTGTTCTGGTTCCTGCTGCTGACGTTCATCGCGTCCTTCGGGCTGGTGGCCGAGGCGTAGGCCGCCCTCGGGTGGCCCGGGATTCCGGCGGCGCTGCTGGCGGTGGCGGAGTCCCTCTGCTATTCTGGTGACGGTTTTCCGCACGCCAGAGTCCGTGTCCAGACAAGGAGGGAGCGCATGGGCAGGAGGATGGGGCGGTGGGCGGTGCTGGCCGGCGTGGCGGTGATCGTCGCGGGCTGCGGGGGCGGTGGTCCCCGGGGCGGGCAGCCGGCGGCGCCGGCGGAGGGAGCCATCACCGTCACCGAGACCGAGTGGGCCATCCGGTTTCCCGGCACCCCCCTCAAGGCCGGGAAGGCCACCCTGGTCATCAGGAACGAGGGCACCATCGAGCACAACTTCGTCATCCAGGGGCTGGGCGTGGAAGTGGACGCCATCCCCCCCGGCGGGTCCCGGCAGGTGACCGTGGACCTGCGGCCGGGGACGTATGAGGTGGTCTGCAACCTCCCCGGCCACCTGGAGGCCGGCATGAAGACGACCATCACCGTCGCTCCCTGACGAGCCCGTCGCCCCGCCGCGAGAGGGCGGGCGCCATGGATCTGTCGGCCATCTACGCCCCGGTCCGGGACGACCTGGACAGCCTGCAGCGGTTGCTGGAACAGGAGCTGCAGGCCGACGATCCCTTCATCGGGGACCTGGTGCGCCACGTGCTGAGCACCCGGGGCAAGATGATCCGCCCCGCCCTGGTCTGTCTGTCCGCCCAGGCCAGCGGCGGAGCCGGAGAGGCGCGCCTGTGGCTGGCGGCGGCGGTGGAGCTCATCCACATCGCCTCGTTGATCCACGACGATGTCATCGACGACGCCGCCGTGCGCCGGGGGGTGGCGACCGTCAACGTGCAGTGGGGCAACCAGATCGCCGTGCTGCTGGGGGATTACCTGTTCAGCAAGGCCTTCCACCTGCTCAGCCGCATCCGCCATCCCGACGTGGCCCCCACGCTGGCCGTGGCTACGGTGCGCATGAGCCAGGCGGAGATCCTGCAGGTCAAGTACGGCCACGAGCCCCACGACGACGAAGGCGTGTACTTCCAGATCATCGCCGGCAAGACGGCACACCTGTTCGCGGCGGCCTGCCGGGCGGGAGGGTTGCTGGCCGGCAACCGTCCCGCCGCGGAGCGGCTGGGCATGTTCGGCCTGCACTGGGGCATGGCCTTCCAGATTACCGACGACACCCTGGATCTCACCGGGCGGGAGGCGGCCCTGGGCAAACCGGTCTACAGCGACATCCAGACCGGGAAGGTGACCCTCCCCCTCATCCGCACCCTCCGGCAGGCCACCCCCCAGGACCGGGATCACCTGCTGCGCCTGCTGCACGGTCCCCTGGGAGACGGGGCCCGGGAGGACGTCCGGCGGCTGTTGCAGCGCTACGGCGGCATCGAGTACGCCCTGGACGTGGCCGGCCGGTACTCCCGCCAGGCGGCTCAGGCCCTGGCCCCGCTGCCTCCCGGTCCGGCCAAAGAGAGCCTGCTGGCCCTCACCGAGTTCGTCGTGGTGAGGTCGCACTGACCCGCGATGTCCGCTCAGCCCCACGCCGCGGGTCCGGTGGCGGTCACCGGCGCCACGGGATTCGTGGGCATGCACGTGGTCCGGGGCCTGCATGACGCGGGGGTACCGGTGCGGGCGGTGGTGCGGCCCGGCACCCGCCGGGTGGAGCGGGTGGCGACCCTGCGCCGGTGGGGATGCGAGGTGGCGGAGGCCGACGTGGGCGACCTGGCGGCGCTGGAGCGGGCCCTGGCCGGTTGCCGCGCCGTCGTGCACCTGGTGGCCATCATCCGGGAGCGGGTAGGCGCCACCTTCGACCTGATCAACCGGCGCGGCGTGCGGGAGGTGGCGGCGGCGGCGCGGGCGGGAGGCGTGGGGCGGGTGGTGCACCTGAGCGCGCTGGGCGCCGGCCCCCGGGCCCCGCGCTACCTGCAGTCCAAGTGGGCGGGGGAGGAGGAGCTGCGCCGCAGCGGCATCCCGTGGGTCATCTTCCGCCCGTCGTTCATCATCGGTCCCGGGGGAGGGGCTGCCCGCCAGTTCGCGGCGGTCGTCCGCCTGGGCGCCTGGTATCCTTTGTGGCTGCTGGGGGTGCCATTCCGGCCGCTGGCGGCGCTGGCATCGGTCACCCCGGCGGTGCCGGTCCTGGGATCGGGCCAGTACCGGTCGATGCCCGTGGACGTGCGGGATGTGGTGGACCTGGTGGGGCGGGCGCTGGACCACCCCGCGGCGGTCGGGCAGACCTTCGACGTGGTGGGGCCGGACACACTGACCTACGATGCGATCCTGGACGAGGTGATGAGCGCGCTGGGGGTGCGGCGGTGGAAGGTCCACATCCCCCTGCGGGCTGCCCGGGCCCTGGTGCGGGAGATGGCCCGCCTCCCCTCTCCGCCCATCACGCCGGACGAATTCGAGGCGCTGATCCTCGACAACGTCGGCGATCCGGGTCCGGTGCAGCGCGTGTTCGGCCTCACCCCGCGTCCGTTCCGCGAGGCCATCCGGTTCGCGCTTGCGGGCGATGCGGAACACCCGCCTGACGGCGGGACAGGAGGCTCCCGTGGACCGTGAGCCGGAGCGGCCGGAGCCGCTCAGTACCCTGCTGGTCCGCCTGCTGCAGCAGGCCGGAGCCCTGCTGGACGCCCGGCTGCGGCTGACCCGGGCCGAGGCCCGGGCGTGGCTGCGGGATCTCGCCGCCGCGGCGGTCTTGCTGGCCATCGCCCTGGCCCTGCTGCTGCTGATGGTGCCGGTGGCCGTCGCCGTCCTCATCCTGGTGCTGGCTGAGGTCCTTCCCCCGTGGCTGGCCACCGCCGTCGTCCTGGCGGCGATGGCGGTGGTGATCGTCGTCCTGGCGGCGGTGGCCCGGGGGCGCCTGCGACGGCGGCGGCTGACGCTGCTGCAGGACCTGCGCGAAGACTGGCGGGCGATCCGTCGGACGCTGGAGCGCCGCCCATGACCCGCGCCGGGGAGGAGGCCCGCGTCGCCCGCGCCCGGGAACAGATCGCCGCCGATCTGGCCGCCATCCGGCGCCGGTGGGCGGCGGGGCGCTGGCTGCCGGTGGGCGCGGCCATCCTGGCCGGCCTGCTGGCCGGGGCGTGGGCGGGGTGGCGGGAGCGATCCGGCCGCGCGCGCACGCGGGGTGTATAATCGGGGCGGAGGTGGCCCATGCCCAACATCGGGTGGACGGAGCTGATCGTCATCCTGGTGATCGCGCTGCTCGTGTTCGGTCCCTCCCGGCTGGCCGGCATCGGCGGCGCGCTGGGGAAGGCGATCCGCGAGTTCCGCAGCGCGGTCCGGGACGCCGAGAACGAGATCGACCGGGCGACGGCATCCGACAAGAAGAACACCTGAGCGGCGGTGAGGAGTCGGCGTGGAAGACCGCCCGATGACCATCGTCGAGCACCTGGAGGAGCTGCGCCTGCGGCTCCTCATTTCCCTGGCCGCGTTTGCCGCCGCCACGGGACTCAGCCTGTTGTTTGTCGAGCGCATCCTGGCCATTCTGATCCGGCCCGTCGGGCGCGTGGTGTTCCTGGCTCCCACCGAGGCGTTCTTCGTCCGCCTGAAAGTGGCCGCGCTGTCGGGGGCCTTCCTCAGCCTGCCGGTGGTGCTGTACCAGCTGTGGCGGTTTGTCTCGGTGGGGCTGACGCCCACCGAGCGGCGGTACGCCCTGGGGCTGCTGCCGCCGGCCCTGGGACTGTTTGTCGCCGGGGCGGCGTTCGCGTTCTGGGTGATCCTGCCGGTGGGCGTGCGGTTTCTGCTCAGCTACCAGACCGAGTCCCTGGTGCCGATGATCTCGGTGGGCGCCTACACCTCCTTTGCCACCGCCTTCGTCCTGGCGTTCGGCGTCCTGTTCGAGCTGCCGGTCGTCATCCTGTTCCTGGCCCGCCTGGGCGTGGTGACCCCCGCGGCGCTGGCGGCCGGCCGCCGCTACGCCCTGCTGGCCATCGTCGTGGCCTCGGCGGCGCTGACCCCCGGGGGGGATGTGGCCTCCCAGCTGCTGATGGCCCTGCCCACGTACCTGCTCTACGAGGTCAGCATATGGGTGGCCCGGGTGTTCGCCCCCCGCCCGGCGCCCCGGGAGTCGTTGAGTCCCGGGCGATAGGCTCCCCCACGGGTATCCGGAGTGGCCCGCCGCGCGCGCACCCCCTGGTGGATGCTGGTGGTTGTGGTGGTGGCCGGCGCGCTGCTGGGCAGCGTCATCGCCGAGGCCACCTCCGCCTATCCCGTCCTGGACCTGCTCAGCCGCGACATCCGGGCTGGCCTGGACCCTCCCCTCACCCTGGACCTGCGCATCCTGACCCTCACCGGGGGGTTCACCGTCCGGC
This genomic interval from Armatimonadota bacterium contains the following:
- the ccmA gene encoding heme ABC exporter ATP-binding protein CcmA gives rise to the protein MDVPAVRAVNLGRRFGPVWAVRRITLTVPAGRVLLVSGPNGSGKTTLLRLLATALRPTAGGGTVFGCDLVRQADRVRPMVGLVGAAFGGYELLTARENLEFAAALWGRPQTDVDAWLRRVGLGAAADRLVRTFSQGMKRRLALARVWLGQPRLLLLDEPYAGLDPEGAALVAAMVAEVVARGGSAVIATHDRDRARALADAELVLQAGEPAALRSLAPGAPAFAAQGGRP
- a CDS encoding c-type cytochrome, with translation MGGRIVAVAIVVAGALFLAGCQPAVDISRAGVEAARELPPAPPDRPLLPVDARGQPIRPSAEVGAQVFSRARCDVCHGPQGRGDGPAAAGLRAEQKTLLHDLARLVGIRLQPERLPSRPANFRNVVAMRLNSPFSMYETVTRGRPHTAMPAFGPRPAYGATSFGVRLTDAERWHVIFFEWAFATTPEEVARGRELYETRAIEVGGRALTCASCHGVRGDGRGPEGVRLSQRLWTWARGQGPGIFTDFNLMAQRKPSDLFQAVVDGRGEMPAYRGKLTEDEIWALVNYIYTFVYDYPGLRR
- a CDS encoding Rieske 2Fe-2S domain-containing protein; its protein translation is MENPPTRMMERRRFLRLATTVPALAALAGLVSPLLRLLKPNVDKFRIYAPTAHDTPQGEAIVAATLSEVARPWDFKYFVFTQKYPQYTPQGFKAAVVPGVVVRLPRKIRLYDPATGRGPLAWARDIGKTPRVTDSDLVVFSRICPHLGCIFNYVPDYREITAGYGGYVPPPERRHALMGCPCHLSIYDPADPQVPGRVLSGPAPRPPRTFLFEVRGGDIVITDVEPGGIA
- a CDS encoding cytochrome b N-terminal domain-containing protein; amino-acid sequence: MWETVRDWLRERREKLDLFDETLVARQGNPFYLLGPMLYYFWLITVVTGVVLMLWYEPTTTGAYSSIERIQNEIGRTGLTVFGRPVVLGGLIRGLHKYGADALITVIFLRLYRMYFLGEYKKPGELSWMLAFAGLILAMISGITGYLLIWNQRAFWAAKVVLTVPVYFDEIPVLGQLKFGSMIAYLFLGGPAIGQATITRFYAIHFGISLVLLVLVEVLFFRTRRKRINMSLTPLAVFLVMLVVISLLLPAESGRRADPTRTPLPILSDWYFLALYQYVKYTPPLWAGLGPGLLIGFGMLVPFLDRSRGRRPLERPFFFVVGVLALTYFLVFTALILFNIAVIERDPFIIMLVTLAVLSLGLAWEIRYRRRRAAAPAAPARAPARG
- a CDS encoding cytochrome b N-terminal domain-containing protein, with protein sequence MSVADVRPSRYGRVMTALLRATLRVDTWIHRIVPTDYNPLYYTGGLANLFLLVLVLSGIFLFFYYEASLEGAFASVRYLTQAVPYGGLLRGVHRYAADAFVVAILLHLFRNWFTDRYLFSRDNPWISGMILLLFGGFIGVTGYQLVWDERAQVLTALFARLLRSIPGVGGALAELFLGGRGVSDATLVRMLFLHIGPASALYLLLWWHYLRLRHPKIWPPAMWVLFCVGLVFLLAGLIPVGAEAIPPAAPAARPTRFALDVFFLWPFWLLNWLPPRGVVALGVVLFTAGLAIPYLSRREHPAAMGVRHAGVAQVIDGNCTGCELCYYDCPYNAIVMVPSPAPGLTKAAANRTLLAVVVESRCVECGICIGACPFEALELPRLLERDVLAQVAEAVSA
- a CDS encoding hydrogenase iron-sulfur subunit translates to MSEPRIVGFVCDWSVDLRPLVDGGRLRDLPGVRIIRVPCSGFVRPAWLEEALVRGAAGAFVTGCPYGDCLNREGNFLMRDRIDQLQRRLQRRKIDPARVAMLAHGLHDGRAFLEAVRAFADRVAALPAPARPGRPAVAQPAGAPEGEGT
- a CDS encoding cupredoxin domain-containing protein — its product is MGRRMGRWAVLAGVAVIVAGCGGGGPRGGQPAAPAEGAITVTETEWAIRFPGTPLKAGKATLVIRNEGTIEHNFVIQGLGVEVDAIPPGGSRQVTVDLRPGTYEVVCNLPGHLEAGMKTTITVAP
- a CDS encoding polyprenyl synthetase family protein; its protein translation is MDLSAIYAPVRDDLDSLQRLLEQELQADDPFIGDLVRHVLSTRGKMIRPALVCLSAQASGGAGEARLWLAAAVELIHIASLIHDDVIDDAAVRRGVATVNVQWGNQIAVLLGDYLFSKAFHLLSRIRHPDVAPTLAVATVRMSQAEILQVKYGHEPHDDEGVYFQIIAGKTAHLFAAACRAGGLLAGNRPAAERLGMFGLHWGMAFQITDDTLDLTGREAALGKPVYSDIQTGKVTLPLIRTLRQATPQDRDHLLRLLHGPLGDGAREDVRRLLQRYGGIEYALDVAGRYSRQAAQALAPLPPGPAKESLLALTEFVVVRSH
- a CDS encoding NAD(P)H-binding protein, whose translation is MSAQPHAAGPVAVTGATGFVGMHVVRGLHDAGVPVRAVVRPGTRRVERVATLRRWGCEVAEADVGDLAALERALAGCRAVVHLVAIIRERVGATFDLINRRGVREVAAAARAGGVGRVVHLSALGAGPRAPRYLQSKWAGEEELRRSGIPWVIFRPSFIIGPGGGAARQFAAVVRLGAWYPLWLLGVPFRPLAALASVTPAVPVLGSGQYRSMPVDVRDVVDLVGRALDHPAAVGQTFDVVGPDTLTYDAILDEVMSALGVRRWKVHIPLRAARALVREMARLPSPPITPDEFEALILDNVGDPGPVQRVFGLTPRPFREAIRFALAGDAEHPPDGGTGGSRGP
- a CDS encoding phage holin family protein encodes the protein MDREPERPEPLSTLLVRLLQQAGALLDARLRLTRAEARAWLRDLAAAAVLLAIALALLLLMVPVAVAVLILVLAEVLPPWLATAVVLAAMAVVIVVLAAVARGRLRRRRLTLLQDLREDWRAIRRTLERRP
- a CDS encoding twin-arginine translocase TatA/TatE family subunit gives rise to the protein MPNIGWTELIVILVIALLVFGPSRLAGIGGALGKAIREFRSAVRDAENEIDRATASDKKNT
- the tatC gene encoding twin-arginine translocase subunit TatC, translating into MEDRPMTIVEHLEELRLRLLISLAAFAAATGLSLLFVERILAILIRPVGRVVFLAPTEAFFVRLKVAALSGAFLSLPVVLYQLWRFVSVGLTPTERRYALGLLPPALGLFVAGAAFAFWVILPVGVRFLLSYQTESLVPMISVGAYTSFATAFVLAFGVLFELPVVILFLARLGVVTPAALAAGRRYALLAIVVASAALTPGGDVASQLLMALPTYLLYEVSIWVARVFAPRPAPRESLSPGR
- a CDS encoding DUF4321 domain-containing protein, which encodes MARRARTPWWMLVVVVVAGALLGSVIAEATSAYPVLDLLSRDIRAGLDPPLTLDLRILTLTGGFTVRLNLATVVGILLAIWIFRLLQ